One stretch of Armigeres subalbatus isolate Guangzhou_Male chromosome 2, GZ_Asu_2, whole genome shotgun sequence DNA includes these proteins:
- the LOC134216675 gene encoding BLOC-1-related complex subunit 6-like produces MSGELRNPFIDQSPQYQARNPDGEMEDVATDVPDGDEVEDIPAAMTESYSEIAYTQNFFGGTNNGEEHSGGDDGQHVGSGSSSSSSSQTRKRPDSLDCDKRKDASFPYNLEGTVRVDGHMTHFVAENLEYKIKLASPVTVTRKDSSNPCGSRQSTPSAATGGLGGPGSSAYGLMPKPFMMPPNLHQIDPNVLNEIEREAQALAASVDNLTENLCSVLHSISSITADNVEIYKNAVTKLTDCMDANIKCMYTIMAKAEEISKAIKPAEALAARIREIKRLVDMFESYV; encoded by the exons ATGTCTGGTGAACTTAGAAATCCATTTATCGATCAGTCGCCTCAGTATCAAGCCAGAAACCCGGATGGAGAGATGGAAGATGTGGCCACCGATGTTCCAGACGGGGATGAGGTAGAGGATATCCCGGCGGCGATGACGGAATCGTACAGTGAAATTGCTTACACGCAAAATTTCTTCGGTGGCACCAATAATGGGGAAGAGCATTCCGGCGGTGATGACGGTCAACACGTAGGTTCCGGTTCGTCATCGTCATCTTCGTCGCAAACTCGGAAGCGACCTGATTCACTCGATTGTGATAAGAGGAAAG atgCGTCTTTCCCCTACAATCTGGAAGGGACAGTTCGAGTGGATGGACACATGACACACTTTGTTGCGGAAAACCTCGAGTACAAAATCAAACTAGCAAGTCCAGTGACAGTCACGCGGAAGGATTCTAGCAATCCGTGCGGTTCTCGACAGAGTACACCATCGGCAGCTACCGGTGGATTGGGTGGCCCCGGATCGAGCGCCTACGGTCTGATGCCGAAGCCGTTTATGATGCCACCCAATCTACACCAAATTGATCCCAACGTGCTGAACGAAATCGAACGGGAAGCGCAAGCCCTGGCCGCGTCGGTGGACAATCTAACCGAAAACCTCTGCTCGGTGCTGCATTCGATTTCCTCGATCACAGCGGATAACGTGGAGATCTACAAAAACGCAGTCACCAAGCTGACCGATTGTATGGATGCCAACATCAAGTGCATGTACACGATCATGGCCAAGGCGGAAGAGATATCGAAAGCGATAAAGCCGGCCGAAGCCCTGGCAGCGCGAAT ACGAGAGATCAAGCGACTCGTCGATATGTTCGAAAGTTATGTTTAA